The stretch of DNA attatatatacataataaagTAATAATGAATAAAGAAATCTATACATAAATATGGAGAAAGAATAAAAAAGGGCTTACGAAGGATACACAAAGGCAAGTAGAGGCCTTCATATGTGTACACATCatcaacaaaacaaaaacaaaaaaacaaagagaTTATAGTTAATTAAGCaataattaaacatttatatatatagaggaAATTATAATAATGCATCATACCATGCAAGATCGTGTAGAAAATAAGTAAGAAGAATTTgaagaaacccagaaaaacccaTCATCAATATTCTATCTTGAACTATAGAAGTGAATAAGTtgattttctctttctctttgtatgtttttttttttacttcaatTTGTGTAAGTGAAGAGTCACTGTACGAAGGAACATCTTTAAATAAAGCAGATTCCATCTCTTCGAAGCCAAGCAGTCaccttttttttctcttacaTAATGTATATATGATGctccttcaaaaaaaattattccctttcatttgggaaatttgattttttatgcttacatttggttaaaaaaaaatttctaaacaaataataactaatatttgtaaaatatgacaatttttatgatatccctaaaatacccctatttacatcaccccatctacaccatcggaccacccatcggaccatCCATCGGGCCACCCCATTGGGCCACCATCGggccacccatcggacccatcggaccacccatcggactaccatcggaccaaatctgctaccaatttttttttttttatgtttttgtacatacaaaagtagcatcaggtgactatcggaccaccatcggaccccatcggactaccaattttttaattttttttttttatgtttttgcactaaaaaaaagtatggaaaatttgagaggggtatttttgagttttagataaagtggtcatatattttcaatgatgatatgtattagtttagaaataaaatattaggtatatgtaagtatagaaaatcaaatttccctttcatttttatttttttaaatttttattttgagaactaataatattcattaattattattcaaaatataaaatatttattaattattaatgttatAAATGCAAGAACTTTGTACTAAATTTAGCTTAAAAAAATGAGTCAATATTATATTTggcttaaattttataattgtgCTTCAATGTATTTATGTGTAAAATTACCTTAAAAATTagttaacatttaaattttatgagtGTCAAAAGAGTAAttaaaaaatgtgatatttttgtGGTGTAAATTTAGTTTATGTGACCAAATGGTGTATAATTTAAGTTAAATTTATCTAAAAAATGACTCAATGTTATATTTGACACAAATTTTACGTAGTACTATAATGCATTTAGGGATAAAATTAGTGTAAAAAAGTtaggaaaaatattaaatttttattgaaagtaaaaaattattaattagcaaAAGAGTAAATAAAAAAGTGATATTTATTGTGGCATAAAATTTGGCccgtattatattattatattttatgctAAATTCGATATAATTTTTAGCATGTGATAAATTTAAATCACTTTATATACCACCCATATGAACCACATTTTTAGCACTCCATTAAAATActcttatattttataatacatttagtcacaacttttAATCAAAGCTAAATTTAGCTCACATTATACACCAtcgttgaaatttaattttatgaacATGAACTATAGCACTCCATTTGCTCATATGCAAATTGATaactttattattttcaaaataagaaaaaaaaaatatttaaaacagGGATTAAGTACttgcttttttatttattattatgattattataaaACACGGATAATGAGAAATATGAGTGGTAATATaatctatataaatatttatacaatatagaatcacattttaaagaatattaAGATTGAGAAAATGTGAGGTTCATGTTCAAACAGTTCCTAAATCCCAAAACAAAATTGTCCAATTCTTTCTCACAAAGCAACAAAACAAAGTCTAATCATTTATCCATTGTCACTAAAATTCTATTACATTATGTTACTAAGTTACTTTGTCCCCAACAATTGAAGTTGACTCAAATGCCTTCTTCCTTTGAGATGAGAATCCATATCAATCTTACCACTGCAACTCACATTACAAACATGGCAGTATGGATGGTAAACCTTAGGCTTCGCGACAGGAGCAATGGCGGTCTTCACACTCGACGATGAAACTGCAATGTTGTTAGTCTTCAAGATGCCTTTAGACATGTCATGTCTAACAATGATTGGTTCCCAATCATTGGTCAACAAAGCTTGTTTCCCCACCTCATTGGATTGCTTTTGAGCATAGGAAATTACAACTTTAGGAGTATCCATTTGGTTCTTCGCCAAGTTTCTTGGCTCCCCCTCAGtagattgatttgatttcttagGGATGACTATCTTTGGCTGGCTCTTCTTGGCTTTAGTTGCCTCTTCCATTTCCATATCCTTGTGTTTTCTACCTTGAAGATGAGAAAAGAAGGTGATTTCGCTTTGAACTTTCACCTTACACAAATGACACTTCCACTCTTTTTGAAATGATTttggaagaagaggaagagaaagctGTGCTCTTGCTGATGGGATTTCAGGAACTGCTTGTTTTGCCTCTGTAGTTATAATTGTTCTCTTCTCAGTTACCTCGGCGGGTTTAGGCTCTACACGGCTAGCCTGTGAATTAAGAAGTGAAAGTAAAGACAAGGATAACAATGCAGAGGCcaacttcataaaatttcaatttGAGTACTTCAAATTTCCATTTTCCAATATCATTAAAATGTTACCTGAACAGGTTCTTTAacttctttcttctctgttaATTTAACATCACTAACATCTTTCTTTGTCAAATTAGGCCCATCAGAGCTTGACTATAACAAACAAATTTCATTCAAATCACACATTGTccacaatttaatttaataaatagatCATTAAAAGACAGAGAAAGCTGCCAAATTCAACAATATAAAGAAAGCTAACCTGTTTAACCAATTTGTCATCTACAACTGAAACTGGTTTGATCTCCTTCACCTCGGGGTTCTTTGTGCTACCGCTACTCGGCTAAACCAACAGGaagtgaaaaacaaaaatctgtTACTAAATTTCTACATAATGAACGAATGAAAATTATAGTTATTCATCCTTTGGAAGGCCTCTTTAGTCATTCTACCGAAATGGTGGAAAAACAATTTCAATGCTTTATAAAGCAACCAAACGAACGAATGGAATGAAAAAGGTTTCCATTCCATTACTCCTAACCAAACACACCCTAAGATTTCATTGAATTGAAGTATCATAGTTCTATAACATCTAACATATCATATCTTCCATACCTTGCCAGCAATGATTTTTTCCAAAGCTTCAGTTCCATTTTCCCTTATATATTTCTCCACTTCAGttaaaactctctctttctcaacTGATGTATGCTTCTGTTGGGAAAACCAGTTTAAGATAATCTGGTGATCCATTGAAAGGCAAGGGCATAAAACATGTTTGTAGACATGAAAAGCGCCATCGAAATAAGGTATCACTAGTGAAAAGACAGTAACTAGCCTAATGTAAGGCCAGAGTGGGAACCTGACAAGTGAAAATTGCATAATGACAGATAAGAAATTTGTGTTAGAATAAATTTCTCACTCTAATCTTATGTTGTAGAGTTATTAGATTGTTGAGAAACTTTAATAATCAGAAATGAAGCATCCTATTCATCTATATCAAGGGTCATTATCAGAATCCTAATACATAATGATTTGCCTTTTACTCTCTATGGAAATGTATTGACACAAATAAGTGGTACTAATAACATCGAGCATCAGTGTCGCTCTGTAAATGGTTAGcaattttctataattattgTTAAAGTAAAATAAGTAGAGCCCGAGATTGAGTTGTATCAATAGCGATATTAAGAAAAAGTTTCCAATCAAGGCAACTTTCTAATTCTTCAATTACTTAAtactaaatgaagaaaaaaagcaAATGCTTGGTGGtcaaattatgaaattttatgaaccCCTTTAGTACTAATTTCCTGTTTTACCATGACATTTTCTGAAAAACCAAGAG from Cannabis sativa cultivar Pink pepper isolate KNU-18-1 chromosome 2, ASM2916894v1, whole genome shotgun sequence encodes:
- the LOC115720730 gene encoding uncharacterized protein LOC115720730, which encodes MMTLLGFLQFSLKYSLTYLAWPIVALVYPLCASIRAIEANSVLETQKLNTYWVVFSLILLLEHTLNLLEWFPLWPYIRLVTVFSLVIPYFDGAFHVYKHVLCPCLSMDHQIILNWFSQQKHTSVEKERVLTEVEKYIRENGTEALEKIIAGKPSSGSTKNPEVKEIKPVSVVDDKLVKQSSSDGPNLTKKDVSDVKLTEKKEVKEPVQASRVEPKPAEVTEKRTIITTEAKQAVPEIPSARAQLSLPLLPKSFQKEWKCHLCKVKVQSEITFFSHLQGRKHKDMEMEEATKAKKSQPKIVIPKKSNQSTEGEPRNLAKNQMDTPKVVISYAQKQSNEVGKQALLTNDWEPIIVRHDMSKGILKTNNIAVSSSSVKTAIAPVAKPKVYHPYCHVCNVSCSGKIDMDSHLKGRRHLSQLQLLGTK